One Glycine max cultivar Williams 82 chromosome 4, Glycine_max_v4.0, whole genome shotgun sequence DNA segment encodes these proteins:
- the LOC100805412 gene encoding DNA-directed RNA polymerase V subunit 5C, giving the protein MRILRPSLAFLFGAQVQVVFVGPKEIRKGTVNEICSQIADKGSLKWLILVVKSKMTSFAKKDLENFPFKVETIKIDDLLVNITKHVLQPKYEILTDDEKQALLTKHNLDEKQLPHMLKTDTIARYYGLEKGQVVKITHSGPVVNFDVSYRCVV; this is encoded by the exons atgagaatCCTACGACCTTCTCTTGCATTTCTTTTTGGTGCGCAGGTACAGGTTGTGTTTGTGGGGCCCAAGGAAATAAGAAAAGGGACAGTGAATGAGATATGTAGCCAGATTGCGGACAAGGGAAGCTTGAAATGGCTGATACTCGTTGTTAAGAGTAAAATGACTTCGTTTGCAAAGAAAGACTTGGAGAATTTTCCATTTAAAGTTGAGACTATCAAA ATTGATGATTTGCTGGTCAATATCACAAAGCATGTGTTGCAGCCAAAGTATGAGATACTTACTGATGATGAGAAGCAAGCATTGCTCACCAAGCATAATTTGGATGAGAAGCAG CTCCCTCACATGTTGAAAACTGATACCATAGCTCGCTACTATGGGCTGGAGAAAGGGCAAGTTGTGAAAATCACTCACAGTGGTCCAGTGGTTAATTTTGATGTGTCTTACCGTTGTGTCGTGTAA